The DNA region ATGGCGGGTGAGTAGAACTGAAATTGAGATTTCGATTGTAACTTTTcgaatatttcgattttatttatttatttatgtatttatttttgttgaaaattgacAGCTAGGCCAAAATTTTCCTAAAAGCATAATAAAAAGTCTAAAGAACTACCAAGTTCAATAAATCAAATCTTAATTCCAAAATCAGAATAAGATCCAAGGTTTAAAAGAAACTGAAGTTTAAAAAGGAATTTCAAGCGCTATCATACAAATTTAGAACGAATTTTAATCAAAGTTTTATCGTGGATTAAAGTAGGAAAATTATTGATTTGcccacaattatttaaaaaaaatgacgattttGTAAAGTTTGCATTGAAAATTAATagcatttcttttaaaaaaatataattttcttaGGATGCCCGatcttttttgttatgttttttttttatttttgaagtatttgcAACTGTCAAATTACATATTATTGAATTGGATCCTAAAATTAAGcatgaaattgttgaaaaaaaatttcaagccacaaaaagtttaaaatgtaatttttatttttatttttttttttaaaacttcgcGACCCTTATTGATAGTCTTGCATGACAGCTCTTTCATggtaaaatgttgtcttgtcaaataaattattatgagcaattctctaccaaaaccggaaatggattttatttctatttttttatttggctcaaactttgtgggggccttccctgtgaccaaataagctattttgtgtcattggttcacccatacaagtctccatacaattttggctgctgtccatacaaaaatggtatgtaaatattcaaacagctgcaacttttgagtgtgatcaatttggtgtcttcggcaaagttgtaggtatttttgaggactattgaaaaaaaataggcacacgggaaaaaaatgcacattttttaatcaactttttttcacttaaactcaatttcccaaaagacgtattttttgattttcgaaattttttgatatgttttaggggacaaaaatccgcaacttttgagccatagagaaacatggtcaaaaaatctgccgccgagttatgaagttttgaaaatataagatttttgaataaaatcaaagtatcatgcaaaaactaatttgacgttatattttaatgcaaaattgaatttgcaatcgaaaagtactctgcagattttttgataaagagctccgttttcaagatatagccaccgaaagtttgattttagcgaatttttaaacagtttttttatttttaaaaatagtgaccatgagtgatcatttctaaaaatatttttttgaaaagttcagaaaatttgctataaaattgtctacgagacattgaagattggacctcgggttgctgagatagagccgctttaagaaaaagaaacacgaaaattgaagatttctaaatctcaccaaaacaacccacctttttctaatgacgatataaATTTTtccatctttttgaaaacaatattttgattttttttaaatcaagactagcattttaaatgggcgtaatattcaatgtttggccattttaaaatgttagttttgatttaagaaaaaaatgaaatatttttttcgaagagatcggaaaatttcacgactttttttatgtattaacattgaaaatcggaccattagttgctgagatatcgtaactgagcagttctctcagatttcggtcattcgatttttttttttgtattttttaatccgaatgaaacttttttggtgccttcggtatgcccaaagaaaccattttgcatcattagtttgtccataaaattttccatacaaatttggcagctggccatacaaaaatgatgtatgaaaattcaaaaatctgtatcttttgaaggaattttttgatcgatttggtgtcttcagcaaagttgtaggtatggatctggactacactgaaaataaatgatacaaggtgaaaaaaaatttggtgattttttattttactttttgtcacttaaacttgatttgcaaaaaaaacacttttttttatatgttttagaggacatcaattgccaacttttcaaaaatttccaggttgtgcaaaaaatctttgagagaGTTATAAATTTCTGaatcaattctgattttttcaaaaaatcgaaaaattggtcgcaaaaatttattaacttcattttacgatgttaaatcaaatttgcaatcaaaaagtactttattgaaattttgataaagtgcaccgttttcaagttaaaaccatttttaggtgatttttttttaaattgtcgcagtttttcattttttaaaaatagtgcacatgtttgcctacctttgaaaaaaaatatttttgaaaagctgagaaatctatattttgcacttttgaactttgttgatacgacccttagttgctgagatattgccaagcaaatgtttaaaaacatgaaaattttcaaaccaagacttacattttaaaggggcaaacattcaatataacgcccttttaaaatgttagtcttggtttaaaaaaaattaaaacatttttttttaaaagatcggaaaatttcacgaatgtttcattttttaacattgaaaatcgaaccattagttgctgagaaatcgacattagataatggtgtgttgttgggtgggacttagaaaacttcaattttcgtgtttctttttatttaagccgctgtatctcagcaaccagaggtccaatcttcaatgtctcttggacaattttatagcaaattttctgaacttttcaaaaaaatatttttagaaatggtcactcatggtcactatttttaaaaattgaaaaactgcgaatatttcgctaaaataaaactttcggtggctatatctagaaaacggagccctttatcaaaaaatatgtaaagtacttttcgattgtaaattcaattttgcattaaaaaataaagtcaaatttgtttttgcataaaactttgattttatccaaaaatcaatattttttcaaaacttcataaCTTGGCGATaaattttttgatcatgtttctttatggctcaaaaattgcggatttttgtctcctaaaacatataaaaaaatctctaaaataaaaaaaatacgtattttgggaaattgatttttagtgaaaaaaaaagttgattcaagaatccgcaactttttttccgtgcacctatttttttctcgataGTCCTCAACAGTAGCTACAACTTGGCCCAagattcactcaaaagttacagctgtttaaatatttacgtagcatttttgtatggacagcagccaaaattgtatggagacttgtatgggtgaaccaatgatgcaaaatagcttatttggtcataggaaaggcccccacaaaatttgagtcaaataaaaaaatacaaaaaataaaaatggtcgaaatcggccgatttcgtagagagttgctctattatttaaaattgagatgaaaagtcatcgattgtgattggacactcaataatattttaactgaatgaatgtacatggaaaaaaatcttattaaatataaatttaaaaaaaaatcaacgactaATTTTCTTCTTTTCCTCTTCTATCCACACGCAGGTAAAGAACTCCCCCTGGAGCAGGAACGCGAACCGACGGTGGAGGAGATCGCCCCGCCCTATCTGTCCCAGCACACGGTCGTGCACGCCAGCTGGAGTTACCTTCCGTCGGAGAAGCAAACCCACAGCATGGCGTTCCTGATGCCACCGCCGTACCACTCCACCAAAACGGTCTACCTTCCGCCGAAATCCGGGTCCATTTCCGGCGCCACCGTCGGGGACGACTGCGACCGAAACATGAACAACACGCTGACTTCGAACAAGAACCTGAAGGGGTTGGACGAGTACGGGTTTGAGGTGGGTGGCGGCGCGAGGGTGAGTCGGGACGGGTTGGAACGGACCGGAAGTGGGGGAAGCGGAAGTCACGCAAAGCTGAGCATGTCCGAGGCGAGAAACGAGGAGGTGCTGCGGAGGGTGGCGGAAATGCAGAAGATGGTGGAGAGTTCGGAGCGGTACTTGAACGAGCATGGGGAGTACTGTCACGAGTTTGACGTGAGGCCCGGGAAGTTGAACTTGTGGCGGGAGACTTCGGTGGATGTGGAGAGTGATTGCGAGAGTATGAACAGTAGCAAGCAGTCGTCGAACGAGGATGCGCCGGGGGTGTTGCGGCACAGCGATTCGTTGACGCTGCTCACGGAGACGATCAACCAGGGGTTGGACGGAATCGCCAAGGGGTTGAACTCGATTTATACGGCGCCGTTCAGCGAGGTTAATGGACAGCTGGAGAACAATTCGGCGCAGAGTACGCCCAAGAGTCAGCGGAAGGTTCAGGGATTGAGTCAGATCTTGAGCGAGTTGCAAGCGTTGGGGAATGATCTGTCGCAGAGTGAGAGTGATTCGGAGTCATTGTACACGCCGAATAGTTCGCCGATCCACAAGAACTCGAGCCAAGCGCCTCCCCAGAGTAGCCTAAGAAATAAGACTTTACGGACGAGCTTCGGGCTGCACAGCCCGGACAGCTCGGTCATTGGTTGTGATACAAAGGATATGAACTTGAAGGAATATCTGCGTCAGTTGAAGGAAGCTAGCGATGGGGCTGGGAATACGGACTTGGCGGCGAAGAAGATTGCCGAGCTGTACGGGTACGAAATTGGGGATGATACGATGATCGAGACCGATCCGGACATCATCGATCTGAGGTCGATCCCGCCTCCTCAGACACCAGACGAGCTGGACAACCTGAACCTGATCAGCGTTCCTCCGTCGGGATTCGACGACGGATCGAGTAGGCCCGTGGACACCGTGGACGGCGTCGTTGGCGATCTGGAGGAGTTTCTGAAAAAGGTAACGATCGAACCCCCTACCCAGAAGATTACCCCCGCCGTAGAGTTGACCCCGGAGGAGATTCTGTCGTACATCATTCCACCCCCACCGGGACTAGCCGACAGTAGCGATCACCCTGGCACGACCAAACCTAAACCAGCACTGAAAACCAAACCTACCAACCTGCTGCAACTCGCAGcgaacaataacaacaacaacgcgCGGAACCTCAACCACGTCATGGCCCCACCACCGGAGGTCGCACCCATCCCGAAGCCCCGCATCGAGACCAACGCGGCCAACCTGCTGGCCAAGTACGACAAGTCCCGGTTTGAAGTGTACTACCCGCCAACGGACGACAAACAGCCCGCTTGCAACGAGTACGATCTGTACAGCAATTCGGAAGCGGCCAACGCTAACGCTAACGCCAAATCGGAACCGAAAACCAACGGTCACGTCATCGAGTACCCGACGGTCGAACGTAAGGGACCCTTTTCCTGTTGTACAAAATCCAAGAAAGAAAAGACTGAAGAATGTGCAGAGCAGGTAAATGGCGCCGATCCAGCGCTTCCCCCAAAACGATGTCCTCACAACGCGGTGAACGAGTCCAGTCCACCGCAACGACCCCCGAAGAGTGTAGAATTGCAGCTGAAGCTGAACTCCCCACTTCGGTCACCTCCCAAGATCAACGGAAATCACTACCCAGCGGACCCGCCGTCGCTTCCACCGCGCTTTGAGAAGCCCGCCACTTCCCCGCCTCCGGTGATCCTGTCCGCGTTACCACCGAAGAAGCCTCCACTACCTCCGGTCCCACTCAAGCCCTGCATTCGCAGCCCAGTCCCCATCCTGAAAAACCCCGTCGTCACCTCGTACACCCTGACCGCCACCAATTCCGCCAACAACTCGCCCATCCGAACGGCCGGAATCGGTTCGCCCCACTTTCACCGCAATCCCAACTGTTACAGGGAAATTGAACGCGCCTTCAACCGGGACGACCTCCCCCAGGAAGGCAGCAGATCCCCCCAGCCACCACAATCGCCCATCCCGCAAAATCGCCAAAATGGCCACTACCGCTCGCACAGCGATTGCCCGCCCGTCTGTCTCAAAAATCCCGCCGCCGACCAGAAGCCCCAGCTGTCACTGCTCTGCTCGCCACAGCTGTCACGCAAAACTAGCCTCGGCAGCAACCCCAGCTCGCCCATTCTCTCGAACAAAAACGGCCACGTCCTCAACGTGGACACCCTGATGGCCAAAACGGACGTCGCCATGGCGGGTCTCCTCGTCAAGCTGGACCAGGTGGCCGCCATGTGTTCGGCCGCGCAAACCGCCGGCGGCGGCACCAGCATCGACGAGGAAAAGTTCCAACAGGCCAAGGACGAACTGACCGACCAATCGCTGCACCTCGTCACCGCGTCCAAACACCTGGTTGTCTCGATGTCCGACGCCAACCTAACCCATCTTCCGGAACATCTGACGGCCTGTCTCTCGGCACTTCGTCGCATCACTGAGCTGGCCCAGGACCTGACCCGGTACACTTCGGCCCCGCTCCAAACCCGGAACATTGTCCTGAAAGTGCACGACGTGGCCTCCAGCTTCCGGGAGTTGGCCTGCGTCAAGGTGGGGCCACTTGGGGCTGGGCAGTTGGCGCTGCACGCCGAGTGTTTGGCGAAcgtgctggcaacactgctgcgcAGTTTGCGCGTCTTTTCGCCCTAGGGGTGTGTCAGTCGGGCAGGGTGTGGTGTTTGTACATAGCAGGAGGAAGTTGTTGAGATTAACTTTTTTGACTAAATTAATTACGATTGTAGGAGATTTTATGTTGAAGAAAGTTGTTGTTTGTTAGTTGAACTAGTCTAGGGATACGATTGTTTCTTGGTTTGATCTGCATTTTATTCGTTTGATCGAACTGGTTTTTAAATAAGTATAATACACTAGAAGATATTTTGTTAGTGGGGCAAGTAGGAACCGGTGTTCAGAATAATGTTTTTGGAAGAAGTTAAATCCATATCAACACTAACATTttgtttgcattatttttatcaagatcgcaattactttttttgtgaactaaaaaaaatgccacACATAAAATCGCTCTTtgagatttgagttttttttttttttaaatcattttaaactgaaattttttgcttcaaaatcgCCAAATatgtactaatttttttttatttttggcatCATGTAGGCAGCTATGACTTAGGCCCTTATGCATCATTCTGCACAATTTCAGTgacgtttgatacccaaattgcaaatcatacttaaaaaaacggagtttcgctaaaattttagtatttcattcaaaaatttcgaatcatttgaacatttgagtattttttgtatttttgtattttttaatccgactgaaacttttttggtgccttcggtattcccaaagaagccattttgcatcattagtttgtccatataatttttcatacaaatttggcaactgtccttacaaaaatgatgtatgaaaattcaaaaatctgtatcttttgaaggaattgtttgatcgatttggtatcttcggcaaagttgtaggtatgaacacatactacactgaaaaaaatgaagcttgaaaaaaacaattttggtaattttttatttgattttttatcaaaaaaactttttttattttttttattattatttgatatgttttagaggacatcaaatgccaacttttcagaaatttccaggttgtgcaaaaaatctttgaccgagatatgaatttttgaatcaatactgatattttcaaaaaaatgaaatattggtcgcaaaaatttatcAGCTTAAttttttcgatgtgaaatcaaatttgcaatcaaaaacttctttaattaaattttgataaagtgcattgttttgtttacccaccattgaaaaacatatttttgaatagcgGAAATTCTCTATAtcttgctttttgaactttgttgatacgacccttagttggtgagatatagccatgcatgtgtttaaaaacaggaaaactgatgttttctatgtctctccaactaagggtcgtatcaacaaagttcgtatttgggtaattctctaccaactcacacagcagttgccccgacccctcttcgatttgcgtgaaactttgtcttaaggggtaacttttgtccctgatcacgaatccgaggtccgttttttgatatctcgtgacggaggggcggtacgaccccttccatttttgaacatgcgaaaaaagaggtgtttttcaataatttgcagcctgaaacggtgatgagatagaaatttggtgtcaaagggacttttatttaaaattagacgcccgatttgatggcgtactcagaattccgaaaaaacgtatttttcatcgaaaaaaacactaaaaaagttttaaaaattctcccattttccgttactcgactgtaaaaaattttggaacatgtcattttatgggaaatttaatgtacttttcgaatctacattgtcccagaagggtcattttttcatttagaacaaaatttttcattttaaaatttcgtgttttttctaactttgcagacaattacaaaaattacaaaaattttgatatatatacataaggggtttgctcataaacatcacaagttatcgcgattttacgaaaaaaagttttgaaaaagttactttttgcgtttctctttgtttcgtcgtccgtgtctgtcgcgggtgaccaagaacggccatgatcgatgacgaccaactttttcaaaactttttttcgtaaaatcgtgataacttgtgatgtttatgagcaaaccccttatgtatatatatcaaaatttttgtaatttttgtaattgtctgcaaagttagaaaaaacacgaaattttaaaatgaaaaattttgttctaaatgaaaaaatgacccttctgggacaatgtagattcgaaaagtacattaaatttcccataaaatgacatgttccaaaattttttacagtcgagtaacggaaaatgggagaatttttaaaacttttttagtgtttttttcgatgaaaaatacgttttttcggaattctgagtacgccatcaaatcgggcgtctaattttaaataaaagtccctttgacaccaaatttctatctcatcaccgtttcaggctgcaaattattgaaaaacacctcttttttcgcatgttcaaaaatggaaggggtcgtaccgcccctccgtcacgagatatcaaaaaacggacctcggattcgtgatcagggacaaaagttaccccttaggacaaagtttcacgcaaatcgaagaggggtcggggcaacttttcccgatttcgtgtgagttggtagagaattacccacatcatttttgtatggacacctgccaaatattgtatggaaaattatatggacaaatttatgatgcaaaatggcttctttgggcataccgaaggcaccaaaaaagtttcagtcggattaaaaatttaaaaaaaaatcgaatgatcgaaatccGAAAAACTGCTCTAAAGTAAAAATGCacattgtggatttagctggtagctggattttctggcatcttctcacggtcattggaaacggtcgtagATAGACAAGCaaagcaatcaaaaagaactctACCAATTTTTAgataaagtgcacagttttTAAGATACAGccacacaaaatttaattttaacggaaaaaattgcgtttttcgatttttcaaaataatgtccATCATTGTCCAATAATGTCCAttccatccatccatccattatttgaaaaattaaacatcTGTTAAATTGTATGATCTTttcgaatgtatttttttttttaatttttgaatcaagaaaaaaatgagcgtaatattgtatgtttggactttttaaaatgtaatcctagataataaaaaaaatcgctaaaatgttGCATTAGttgccattagttgctgagataatgtgggaatgtttggatgagacaTAAAAGACTTCAAtttagtgaaaatgcatgcgaAATTTCAGATaccaaaataatgaaaatatgagtattttctttaaaaaaaataggttttttgtgtaaattgtattagagcaattccatgccaaatagggaatcggttgtacccgaccctctccgatttcaatgtaactttgtagacatgttatccttcgcttatataagccatttttgtgtatatggagccagttccactcgataatgacatttgagaagggcgtaagtgttttaattatttttgtaattcggaatttaaatatttctgtattttgaagccgttgcatcgtatcaaaaagtggtcaaagacaaacttgtaggaaatttgacgggcttttcgataaaaatacactgaaagaaaaaaacactccacttttatgagattttttgatttttaagtttaaaagtcaaatttgagggggagcccacgattttttttgtgaagatagcctaagatgttacaaaaatactcacgaaaaatgcaggatggagcatctcaccttaaaaaaatacaaaaatcatttactgaaactgtttttttgaaaagtgctctaaacgtcaaaattttcaaaagccgaatatgggaatcgattttccagacaattttacataaaaatcttcaTATCgactactgtcctaagtcctatccttgtgaagttacagcggttttaaaaataaaaatgtcgaaaaaataggttttttgatggtttttggcaatttctatatgacagacttgatttttcagtctcgtaaatatttttaccggaaagctcgtccaatttcccataagtttgtctttgaccacatttcaattggatgtatgggcttacagatataagctaatttactatccaggttactatactacactgaaaaaatatgatgttttcagctatgagcaaaaaaaaaacaaaacaaaacactaaTCTGTACACCAATTTCCTCACTTCCCAGAGATTAAAGGGTTTTAGCGAAAAAGAAAACAGAGCTTTCAATTCCAGGCAAGCGTGTTGAAACCTACATTGATACACTCGTGTAGTTTGTAGCAATAATTgaattattattatattattaacaattgaaatatttgagttGACACTCTCTGCAGGCGTTGACACATGATTATACAGCGTAGAGCGTAGAAGAATATAATTTTAATCGTTACAGATAATGATTCACAACTTTGTGTGTCGTTCAAACCCGCAAATCTGAATACTGTAAAAtagccgtgtgtgtgtgtgtgaagcaAATTAATCGCATGCACTAACCATCAATGATGACAAAGAATATAAATTGATGCGTCACACATCATAAGCTGAAAAGGCAAAAACAAATGTTCTAGCGGGTAGCATTTAACAAGGGCGCAAAATCAATCAACACAATAAGAGCGAACAAAATGTCGTGGCCCGAAAAATGATCATTAATTCTCGCTCTAAAATCGAGATAAATTGCgagttgaaaattcaatttcgcGTCAAAGCCTGTGTAATTATGATGGCATACTTATTTGCGACTAATTAGCGTAGGGCGATGATTGAGAGAGAGAGGGGGTGGTTGTATAATAAATACTTTGCATCATGACGAAATACTCGGCGGGAAACAATAATGATTGTGAAAATAAACTAGTAGCTAATGAATCAATTGATGTGCAAACAGTAGCAGAAGCAGCAGAAGGGTGAAATGCTAACCAAACAACAAATAAGTCACATTGTTAATGAAGCTGAATGTCGCagcataattgatttttttttttctctgaccACCCCTTCTTAGCCAACAATGTTTAATGTCAAATAATGAGGGggttaattaattaattgattCGCAATAACATTCATATCCCATTAACTCGCTCTCTCTGTTCAATGTGCGACAATATATTGAGCAACTCAAATGATAGTTTTGTAAGATTTAGAGTAAGAgcagttgtaaaaaaaaaatctgaattggaTAAAAAACTGACCAGCGTTTCGTTATTGTaggatattttaaaataattttgtcgAATAAATCGTAAGTTCAAACAATATTTGGGCCATATCAGTCGAACTCCTACCAAATTCATATCCACCAAAAATATCAGAATTATCCTAATTGTCCCCAATTATCCCCTcctataaaaaaatcacaaatattaTTCAGTGTCATATAAGCGAAACAGGTACATGTACTagacaaaaaaaagaagaaagcaAACAATCaaactgtttttaaaacatttgaagaATTCTCCGCGTGTCATCcaacaattatatttttaaaatgcttttagtTTAACAATCTAGAATCAAGATAGTTTGTAATGCttgttgttttaatttttaaaagcttttatcTTGTTGTTATTTATGCTTGGCtaagaaaagtttaaattttaagttttccaaCCGACCCAGAAATTACagcaaacaaacagaaaaaaaacccgaCCAATTTGAAAGAGAGTTCAGCCTAGTCAGCGAGTtattgaaccaccctaattcatCTTATTCCAACCAATCCAGCTAAACAGTCCGAATCGCGCGATTCTAACGATCACATCATTCcagaaaagaattgaaaaaaaaaacaataaacagtCTAAAAACGGAGCAAACTAAACTAGGAAGTAATCCCCGTCGTATGATATTATTTCTAACTTTTCCTACTAATTTTAATCTGCGTAGTTTaagggaagaaaaaaaaacgttcgaGCACgcgacaaaaataaaatatcagattGGAACAAACACAAAtatcaacaacaaaaatatcatcatcatcaaaattttcagttgaataaaacaaaaaaaaattaaatctattGTAATGGAAATAAACATAACGAGCAAATCAGTGGCGCGaaaatgataaaactgcatTGTTGTGCTGGCAAAAGTAACTCAATTGGACGTGTGGCATTGGCTGAGATCCGAAAAACGTGTAGATAAGTAACTAATAAAATTAGttaacattattaaaaaataattttgttttgattggaaATACCGTTTTTAAATATCACATATCCTGGGAGCGGATTATTTAGTTTTGAtgcaaaaaaaccttttttcataaatataatataataaaaaaacatattatatTCTTGACCCAGTAAAATTTATTGATGAAATAATAACAATGAagattttgatttggatgaaactttgttcaaACATTCTCTATGTCAAACcattttcatcattagttttccataaaagtctccatacaattatgGGCGCTGGTCATACGAAAtgggtaggggaaagtggggagacttgatcccaagcctgtatctcgtcagcatgtggatAAAACAATTAgcattgttctagaaagttgtgcgaaattgactaaaactcattgtagaaaacaaagaaaaaagttaaaaattgtttagattgagttacacacatatttctaaaaagtgctgcaaaaaacttccaagagatcttttttatttgtattctattgtatttttttatgtgtatagaaaa from Culex quinquefasciatus strain JHB chromosome 3, VPISU_Cqui_1.0_pri_paternal, whole genome shotgun sequence includes:
- the LOC6042974 gene encoding uncharacterized protein LOC6042974, translated to MLLQPGPPLSADQSQQPPPSPQPQLGAPPPGSQPGSGLTAYLPVLATTTAGPSSLTSSSSASSTPPIHQDVSRYLDTLQDMLKEGWTAHTAKDGRLYYCNHITRTAGWLPPIENWVQTIDLPYGWEKAIDLKGQPYYINHLNKTTTYEEPERYHYNDSPPEPRLVVLHRSPTLGFGFVAGSEKPVIVRFVTEGGPSVHKLEPGDQILAVNGEDVKEAPRDHVIQLVRNCESTVSLLVCQPQLYNAVGRKSTLLSAGKKAKLKSRPIRVRFAESVCVNGAPLFPPSAFSLGDLCVPPMANVLKVFLENGQTKSFKYDSTTTVQDVVTSLRDKLCLTAGEHFSLVLEHVKSLKRNKLTLLDPQETVARIAARPGAHKLRCLFRVTFVPVSAAGLAQKDLNALDYLFLQCCNDVTQERFAPELQPEVALRLAALHMHQHALANNISPAKLTVKTVEREFGLDRFVPASLIDGMKRKELRRLLGHFLKLNSQMTGSSTKMLTQLQAKIHYLDIISGLPSYGAKCFSTNQRDGVERVLLVSPRFGLSQIAGVRNTVPQPICNLEDLTRVVVTRDDDVSNTVTVFINPDRVITFSMEDRDACEFAIVLAGYYRLMAGKELPLEQEREPTVEEIAPPYLSQHTVVHASWSYLPSEKQTHSMAFLMPPPYHSTKTVYLPPKSGSISGATVGDDCDRNMNNTLTSNKNLKGLDEYGFEVGGGARVSRDGLERTGSGGSGSHAKLSMSEARNEEVLRRVAEMQKMVESSERYLNEHGEYCHEFDVRPGKLNLWRETSVDVESDCESMNSSKQSSNEDAPGVLRHSDSLTLLTETINQGLDGIAKGLNSIYTAPFSEVNGQLENNSAQSTPKSQRKVQGLSQILSELQALGNDLSQSESDSESLYTPNSSPIHKNSSQAPPQSSLRNKTLRTSFGLHSPDSSVIGCDTKDMNLKEYLRQLKEASDGAGNTDLAAKKIAELYGYEIGDDTMIETDPDIIDLRSIPPPQTPDELDNLNLISVPPSGFDDGSSRPVDTVDGVVGDLEEFLKKVTIEPPTQKITPAVELTPEEILSYIIPPPPGLADSSDHPGTTKPKPALKTKPTNLLQLAANNNNNNARNLNHVMAPPPEVAPIPKPRIETNAANLLAKYDKSRFEVYYPPTDDKQPACNEYDLYSNSEAANANANAKSEPKTNGHVIEYPTVERKGPFSCCTKSKKEKTEECAEQVNGADPALPPKRCPHNAVNESSPPQRPPKSVELQLKLNSPLRSPPKINGNHYPADPPSLPPRFEKPATSPPPVILSALPPKKPPLPPVPLKPCIRSPVPILKNPVVTSYTLTATNSANNSPIRTAGIGSPHFHRNPNCYREIERAFNRDDLPQEGSRSPQPPQSPIPQNRQNGHYRSHSDCPPVCLKNPAADQKPQLSLLCSPQLSRKTSLGSNPSSPILSNKNGHVLNVDTLMAKTDVAMAGLLVKLDQVAAMCSAAQTAGGGTSIDEEKFQQAKDELTDQSLHLVTASKHLVVSMSDANLTHLPEHLTACLSALRRITELAQDLTRYTSAPLQTRNIVLKVHDVASSFRELACVKVGPLGAGQLALHAECLANVLATLLRSLRVFSP